Proteins from a single region of Strix aluco isolate bStrAlu1 chromosome 5, bStrAlu1.hap1, whole genome shotgun sequence:
- the REP15 gene encoding rab15 effector protein, with translation MWKRPPPAQKMGQKVSHEDSQENKAETLVICEVFSQGVVHASQRLKDYLGFVDPQSKFQPATNTLSEIFLVNFIHFCMEKGAEECIMTSKMTKQQSSLFGVDWIWTLSGADKQIKLQFAVQALQLAELVRGEGGPAEAVEDCCREAALADERFQNKSRFEKLAEFCHLVGQDCLGLFIIFGVPGKPKDIRGVMLDSIAKEEQKCRLSGRNALRQFVTNTDSFLPTKDMLENCLGTKNGPKKVGNVYMKFL, from the coding sequence ATGTGGAAACGACCTCCTCCTGCACAGAAAATGGGCCAGAAGGTCTCGCACGAGGACAGCCAGGAGAACAAGGCGGAAACTCTAGTCATCTGTGAAGTCTTCAGCCAAGGCGTGGTCCATGCATCTCAACGGCTGAAGGACTACCTTGGTTTTGTGGATCCTCAGAGCAAATTCCAGCCAGCCACAAACACGCTGAGTGAGATCTTTTTGGTCAACTTCATCCACTTCTGCATGGAAAAGGGAGCAGAGGAATGTATCATGACCAGCAAGATGACCAAGCAGCAGTCCTCTTTGTTCGGGGTGGACTGGATCTGGACTCTGTCTGGAGCTGACAAGCAAATCAAACTTCAGTTCGCCGTACAGGCTTTGCAGCTGGCTGAGCTGGTCCGTGGCGAAGGTGGCCCCGCGGAGGCAGTGGAGGACTGCTGCCGGGAAGCTGCGCTGGCAGACGAGCGCTTCCAAAACAAGAGCAGGTTTGAGAAGCTGGCAGAGTTCTGCCACCTGGTAGGACAGGACTGCCTGGGCTTGTTCATCATCTTCGGTGTGCCAGGGAAGCCTAAGGACATCCGAGGAGTCATGCTAGACAGCATTGCCAAGGAGGAGCAAAAATGCCGCCTGTCAGGCAGGAATGCACTACGGCAATTTGTCACCAATACTGACAGCTTCCTGCCCACAAAAGACATGTTGGAAAACTGCCTTGGCACAAAAAACGGACCAAAGAAGGTGGGCAACGTGTACATGAAGTTTCTATAA